Proteins from one Triticum aestivum cultivar Chinese Spring chromosome 7A, IWGSC CS RefSeq v2.1, whole genome shotgun sequence genomic window:
- the LOC123150830 gene encoding endoglucanase 16: protein MRSSSGAAAWALGVAVAFFLAAEAAGAAPVPHDYEQALRKSLLYFEAQRSGRLPHGQRVAWRDHSGLTDGLEQGVDLVGGYYDAGDHVKFGLPMAFTVTMLSWSLLEYGGDVAAAGELAHALESIKWGTDYFIKAHTKPDELWAEVGDGDTDHYCWQRPEDMTTSRQAYKVDRERPGSDVAGETAAALAAASMAFRETNPHYAHLLLHHAQQLFEFADKYRGKYDSSIAEVKSYYASVSGYHDELLWAALWLHRATGRASYLDYVVDNADEFGGTGWAITEFSWDVKYAGVQILATRLLLRGEHEERHRATLEGYRAKAEHYVCACMGRNAAAEDNVERSPGGMLYVRQWNNMQYVTSAAYLLSVYSGYLTEAGAGEGAAVTCAGGEASADAGEVFAHARAQVDYVLGSNPRGISYLVGYGAKFPARVHHRAASIVPYKDRKEFIGCAQGFDDWFGRKSANPNVVVGAIVGGPDRHDRFRDDRVNYMQTEACTYNTAPMVGMFAMLNRVAREQGPSPAARRPESSRSTAAAE from the exons ATGAGGAGCAGCAGCGGCGCCGCGGCGTGGGCTCTTGGCGTGGCCGTGGCCTTCTtcctggcggcggaggcggccggcgcGGCGCCCGTGCCGCACGACTACGAGCAGGCGCTGCGGAAGAGCCTGCTCTACTTCGAGGCGCAGCGGTCGGGGCGGCTGCCGCACGGCCAGCGCGTCGCCTGGCGCGACCACTCCGGCCTCACCGACGGCCTCGAGCAAGGA GTGGATTTGGTGGGCGGATACTACGATGCCGGCGACCACGTCAAGTTCGGGCTGCCCATGGCGTTCACGGTGACCATGCTGTCGTGGAGCCTGCTGGAGTACGGCGGCGACGTGGCGGCCgccggcgagctcgcgcacgccctCGAGTCCATCAAGTGGGGCACCGACTACTTCATCAAGGCGCACACCAAGCCCGACGAGCTCTGGGCCGAG GTTGGCGACGGCGACACCGACCACTACTGCTGGCAGCGGCCGGAGGACATGACCACGTCCCGCCAGGCCTACAAGGTCGACCGCGAGCGCCCCGGCTCCGACGTCGCCGGCGAGAccgccgccgccctggccgccgcctccatgGCCTTCCGCGAGACCAACCCGCACTacgcccacctcctcctccaccacgcCCAGCAG CTGTTCGAGTTCGCTGACAAGTACAGAGGCAAGTACGACAGCAGCATCGCCGAGGTGAAGAGCTACTACGCCTCCGTCAGCGGCTACCACGACGAGCTGCTCTGGGCGGCGCTCTGGCTGCACCGCGCCACGGGGAGGGCCAGCTACCTCGACTACGTGGTGGACAACGCGGACGAGTTCGGCGGCACCGGATGGGCCATCACCGAGTTCAGCTGGGACGTCAAGTACGCCGGCGTCCAGATCCTCGCCACCCGGCTGCTGCTGAGGGGGGAGCACGAGGAGCGCCACCGCGCCACGCTCGAGGGGTACCGCGCCAAGGCGGAGCACTACGTGTGCGCGTGCATGGGCAGGAACGCCGCCGCCGAGGACAACGTCGAGCGCAGCCCCGGCGGGATGCTCTACGTGCGCCAGTGGAACAACATGCAGTACGTCACCAGCGCCGCGTACCTCCTCTCCGTCTACTCGGGCTACCTCACCGAGGCCGGCGCCGGCGAGGGCGCGGCCGTGACGTGCGCGGGCGGCGAGGCATcggccgacgccggcgaggtgttCGCGCACGCCAGGGCGCAGGTGGACTACGTGCTGGGGAGCAACCCGCGCGGGATCAGCTACCTGGTGGGGTACGGCGCCAAGTTCCCGGCGAGGGTGCACCACCGCGCGGCGTCCATCGTGCCGTACAAGGACCGGAAGGAGTTCATCGGGTGCGCGCAGGGGTTCGACGACTGGTTCGGCCGCAAGAGCGCCAACCCCAACGTCGTCGTCGGCGCCATCGTCGGCGGGCCCGACCGCCACGACAGGTTCAGGGACGACAGGGTCAACTACATGCAGACGGAGGCGTGCACCTACAACACCGCCCCCATGGTCGGCATGTTCGCCATGCTCAACAGGGTGGCGCGGGAGCAGGGCCCCTCGCCGGCGGCGCGACGGCCGGAGAGCAGTAGAAGCACTGCGGCGGCGGAGTGA